A single window of Acanthopagrus latus isolate v.2019 chromosome 1, fAcaLat1.1, whole genome shotgun sequence DNA harbors:
- the LOC119025196 gene encoding CD209 antigen-like protein E, which translates to MSCSNREMEMHEYIYDNDPAEPKQMEETALSAPGEGDEAEERAVVIYEDSDYYEGHKAATQRAVNPGRTSVRAQTLCLLLLCVLLLAGIIGTGLHCRIRLQTHSESWARERQQTLVELSDFCRDGCTSFNYSFYYISSGKKSWDDSREDCRGRGADLVIVNSKEEQMFINSANLVVWIGLTDREEEGTWRWVDGSALNSTVFWRKGRPNGQHGGGAKCVDNYWYSEERSWNDDYCTRQHHWICERMTDF; encoded by the exons ATGTCCTGTTCAAATAGAGAAATGGAGATGCATGAGTACATTTATGACAATGATCCAGCTGAACCAAAGCAAATGGAAGAAACAGCCTTGAGTGCGCCTGGGGAGGGTGATGAGGCAGAAGAGAGGGCAGTGGTTATTTATGAAGACTCAGACTATTACGAGGGTCACAAAGCTGCTACACAGAGAGCAGTGAATCCAG GCAGGACTTCTGTCAGGGCTCAAACGCTGTGcctactgctgctgtgtgttctcCTCCTGGCCGGCATTATAGGAACAGGACTCCACT GCAGAATCAGACTGCAGACCCACAGCGAGAGCTGGgccagagagagacaacagactTTGGTTGAACTCA GTGACTTCTGTAGGGATGGATGCACATCGTTCAACTACAGTTTTTACTACATTTCTTCGGGAAAGAAGAGCTGggatgacagcagagaggactgcAGAGGCAGAGGGGCGGATCTGGTCATTGTAAACAGCAAGGAAGAGcag ATGTTCATCAATTCTGCAAACCTTGTTGTCTGGAttggactgactgacagagaagaagagggaacaTGGAGATGGGTAGATGGTTCAGCTCTGAACAGCACAGT GTTTTGGAGAAAAGGGAGGCCCAATGGGCAGCATGGAGGCGGGGCGAAGTGTGTTGATAACTACTGGTACAGCGAGGAGAGAAGCTGGAATGATGACTATTGCACCAGACAACATCATTGGATCTGTGAAAGAATGACTGACTTCTAA